A genomic segment from Nicotiana sylvestris chromosome 1, ASM39365v2, whole genome shotgun sequence encodes:
- the LOC104211524 gene encoding suppressor protein SRP40-like isoform X1, which yields MSDSTSSVPATLGTPSTPSTPDVSIGSTTNLCTSDRSVISRPSRSDKMLLITHAKSISVQNSFEKKKQELSASQSASTEVGDTNSTSQLSEMDIWVQSVGGKKKGRIAGLDSLGRPVKALKHSTPTLQREIDEIIKSQVHASNADLYAQLQEERRKNKKMRKELDLLKKYVNFNASSSDELSSQEDNQGSENESDDDFDNVNESGSDPDNTNESDKS from the exons ATGAGTGATTCGACATCATCAGTTCCTGCAACTCTTGGTACTCCGAGTACTCCTAGTACTCCAGATGTCTCTATTGGATCAACTACCAACTTATGCACATCTGATCGGTCAGTCATATCA AGACCTTCAAGGAGCGACAAGATGCTACTGATTACTCATGCTAAATCTATAAGCGTTCAA aatagttttgaaaaaaagaaacaagaacTGTCAGCTTCTCAAAGTGCATCAACTGAGGTAGGAGACACTAACTCAACAAGCCAATTAAGTGAAATGGATATTTGGGTGCAATCTGTTGGTggaaagaaaaaaggaaggaTTGCAGGACTTGATTCTTTGGGTCGACCTGTAAAAGCACTTAAGCATTCAACACCTACTTTACAAAGAGAAATTGATGAGATAATTAAATCTCAGGTGCATGCTTCCAATGCTGACTTATATGCTCAGTTGCAAGAAGAGCGGCGCAAAAATAAAAAGATGAGGAAAGAATTAGACTTATTGAAGAAGTATGTGAATTTCAATGCATCATCTTCAGATGAGTTATCATCTCAAGAAGACAATCAAGGATCTGAGAACGAAAGTGACGATGACTTCGATAATGTGAATGAAAGTGGTTCTGACCCTGATAACACAAATGAAAGTGACAAATCATGA
- the LOC104211524 gene encoding suppressor protein SRP40-like isoform X5, whose translation MSDSTSSVPATLGTPSTPSTPDVSIGSTTNLCTSDRSVISRPSRSDKMLLITHAKSISVQNSFEKKKQELSASQSASTEVHASNADLYAQLQEERRKNKKMRKELDLLKKYVNFNASSSDELSSQEDNQGSENESDDDFDNVNESGSDPDNTNESDKS comes from the exons ATGAGTGATTCGACATCATCAGTTCCTGCAACTCTTGGTACTCCGAGTACTCCTAGTACTCCAGATGTCTCTATTGGATCAACTACCAACTTATGCACATCTGATCGGTCAGTCATATCA AGACCTTCAAGGAGCGACAAGATGCTACTGATTACTCATGCTAAATCTATAAGCGTTCAA aatagttttgaaaaaaagaaacaagaacTGTCAGCTTCTCAAAGTGCATCAACTGAG GTGCATGCTTCCAATGCTGACTTATATGCTCAGTTGCAAGAAGAGCGGCGCAAAAATAAAAAGATGAGGAAAGAATTAGACTTATTGAAGAAGTATGTGAATTTCAATGCATCATCTTCAGATGAGTTATCATCTCAAGAAGACAATCAAGGATCTGAGAACGAAAGTGACGATGACTTCGATAATGTGAATGAAAGTGGTTCTGACCCTGATAACACAAATGAAAGTGACAAATCATGA
- the LOC104211524 gene encoding uncharacterized protein isoform X2, with amino-acid sequence MSLLDQLPTYAHLIGQSYQLREKSSFLMVMLSRQLSQRPSRSDKMLLITHAKSISVQNSFEKKKQELSASQSASTEVGDTNSTSQLSEMDIWVQSVGGKKKGRIAGLDSLGRPVKALKHSTPTLQREIDEIIKSQVHASNADLYAQLQEERRKNKKMRKELDLLKKYVNFNASSSDELSSQEDNQGSENESDDDFDNVNESGSDPDNTNESDKS; translated from the exons ATGTCTCTATTGGATCAACTACCAACTTATGCACATCTGATCGGTCAGTCATATCAGTTAAGGGAGAAAA GTTCATTCCTAATGGTCATGCTATCTCGACAATTGTCACAGAGACCTTCAAGGAGCGACAAGATGCTACTGATTACTCATGCTAAATCTATAAGCGTTCAA aatagttttgaaaaaaagaaacaagaacTGTCAGCTTCTCAAAGTGCATCAACTGAGGTAGGAGACACTAACTCAACAAGCCAATTAAGTGAAATGGATATTTGGGTGCAATCTGTTGGTggaaagaaaaaaggaaggaTTGCAGGACTTGATTCTTTGGGTCGACCTGTAAAAGCACTTAAGCATTCAACACCTACTTTACAAAGAGAAATTGATGAGATAATTAAATCTCAGGTGCATGCTTCCAATGCTGACTTATATGCTCAGTTGCAAGAAGAGCGGCGCAAAAATAAAAAGATGAGGAAAGAATTAGACTTATTGAAGAAGTATGTGAATTTCAATGCATCATCTTCAGATGAGTTATCATCTCAAGAAGACAATCAAGGATCTGAGAACGAAAGTGACGATGACTTCGATAATGTGAATGAAAGTGGTTCTGACCCTGATAACACAAATGAAAGTGACAAATCATGA
- the LOC104211524 gene encoding uncharacterized protein isoform X3 produces MVMLSRQLSQRPSRSDKMLLITHAKSISVQNSFEKKKQELSASQSASTEVGDTNSTSQLSEMDIWVQSVGGKKKGRIAGLDSLGRPVKALKHSTPTLQREIDEIIKSQVHASNADLYAQLQEERRKNKKMRKELDLLKKYVNFNASSSDELSSQEDNQGSENESDDDFDNVNESGSDPDNTNESDKS; encoded by the exons ATGGTCATGCTATCTCGACAATTGTCACAGAGACCTTCAAGGAGCGACAAGATGCTACTGATTACTCATGCTAAATCTATAAGCGTTCAA aatagttttgaaaaaaagaaacaagaacTGTCAGCTTCTCAAAGTGCATCAACTGAGGTAGGAGACACTAACTCAACAAGCCAATTAAGTGAAATGGATATTTGGGTGCAATCTGTTGGTggaaagaaaaaaggaaggaTTGCAGGACTTGATTCTTTGGGTCGACCTGTAAAAGCACTTAAGCATTCAACACCTACTTTACAAAGAGAAATTGATGAGATAATTAAATCTCAGGTGCATGCTTCCAATGCTGACTTATATGCTCAGTTGCAAGAAGAGCGGCGCAAAAATAAAAAGATGAGGAAAGAATTAGACTTATTGAAGAAGTATGTGAATTTCAATGCATCATCTTCAGATGAGTTATCATCTCAAGAAGACAATCAAGGATCTGAGAACGAAAGTGACGATGACTTCGATAATGTGAATGAAAGTGGTTCTGACCCTGATAACACAAATGAAAGTGACAAATCATGA
- the LOC104211524 gene encoding uncharacterized protein isoform X4, translated as MLLITHAKSISVQNSFEKKKQELSASQSASTEVGDTNSTSQLSEMDIWVQSVGGKKKGRIAGLDSLGRPVKALKHSTPTLQREIDEIIKSQVHASNADLYAQLQEERRKNKKMRKELDLLKKYVNFNASSSDELSSQEDNQGSENESDDDFDNVNESGSDPDNTNESDKS; from the exons ATGCTACTGATTACTCATGCTAAATCTATAAGCGTTCAA aatagttttgaaaaaaagaaacaagaacTGTCAGCTTCTCAAAGTGCATCAACTGAGGTAGGAGACACTAACTCAACAAGCCAATTAAGTGAAATGGATATTTGGGTGCAATCTGTTGGTggaaagaaaaaaggaaggaTTGCAGGACTTGATTCTTTGGGTCGACCTGTAAAAGCACTTAAGCATTCAACACCTACTTTACAAAGAGAAATTGATGAGATAATTAAATCTCAGGTGCATGCTTCCAATGCTGACTTATATGCTCAGTTGCAAGAAGAGCGGCGCAAAAATAAAAAGATGAGGAAAGAATTAGACTTATTGAAGAAGTATGTGAATTTCAATGCATCATCTTCAGATGAGTTATCATCTCAAGAAGACAATCAAGGATCTGAGAACGAAAGTGACGATGACTTCGATAATGTGAATGAAAGTGGTTCTGACCCTGATAACACAAATGAAAGTGACAAATCATGA